Genomic DNA from Nonomuraea rubra:
GCGGGCCGACGAGCCCTTGCAGTTCGCCATATCCCCTACCCTTTGTTGTTGTGAGCGACGAACTTCCCGAGCAGATGCGCATCCGGAGGGAGAAGCTCGACCGCCTTCGCAGCGAGGGCGTCGACCCTTACCCGGTGAATTTCCCACGCACGGCGACCAACGCCGAGGTCAGGGAGAAATACCAGGGCCTGGAGCCCGACACCGCCACCGGCGACCAGGTCGCCGTGGTCGGGCGCGTCATGCTCAACCGCGTGGGCGGCAAGCTCTGCTTCGCCACGATCCGCGACGGCGGCGCCGACCTGCAGGTGATGATCTCGCTCGACAAGGTGGGCGAGGAGTCGCTGGCGAGCTGGAAGCGCGACGTCGACCTGGGTGACCATGTCGGCGTGGTCGGCGAGGTCATCACCTCCCGCCGCGGCGAGCTGTCCATCCTCGCCGACAGCTGGCAGATCACCGCCAAGTGCCTGCGCCCGCTGCCGGAGAAGCACGTCGGCCTCACCGACCCCGAGGCGCGGGTCCGCCAGCGCTACGTCGACCTCATCGTCAACGACGACGCCAGGAAGATGGCCCGCCTGCGCAGCGCCACGGTGCGCGCGGTGCGCGACTTCTGGCACGAGGAGGGTTACCTCGAGGTCGAGACGCCGATGTTGCAGCCGATCCACGGCGGCGCCGCGGCCAGGCCGTTCAAGACCCACATCAACGCCTACGACATGGAGCTCTACCTTCGCATCGCGATCGAGCTCTACCTCAAGCGGCTCGTGGTGGGCGGCATCGAGAAGGTCTTCGAGATCAGCCGGACCTTCCGCAACGAGGGCGCGGACTCCACGCACAACCCCGAGTTCACGATGGTCGAGGCGTACGGAACGTACCTCGATTATCACGACATGGCGGATCTGACCCAGCGGATGATCCAGCGGGCCGCCCTGGCCGCGCTGGACGGCACGGTGGTCGTGCACGACGGCACCGAGGTCGACCTCGGCGGCGCGCAGTGGCCCCGCATCCCGCTCCACCACCTCGTCTCCGAGGCGGTGGGCGAGGAGATCACCACCTCCACCACCCTGGAGGAGCTGCGCAAGATCGCCGACCGCCGCGAGATCCACTGGGACGCCAAGTGGGGCCCGGGCAAGCTCGTCCAGGAGCTGTTCGAGGAGCTGGTGGAGCA
This window encodes:
- the lysX gene encoding bifunctional lysylphosphatidylglycerol synthetase/lysine--tRNA ligase LysX — encoded protein: MSDELPEQMRIRREKLDRLRSEGVDPYPVNFPRTATNAEVREKYQGLEPDTATGDQVAVVGRVMLNRVGGKLCFATIRDGGADLQVMISLDKVGEESLASWKRDVDLGDHVGVVGEVITSRRGELSILADSWQITAKCLRPLPEKHVGLTDPEARVRQRYVDLIVNDDARKMARLRSATVRAVRDFWHEEGYLEVETPMLQPIHGGAAARPFKTHINAYDMELYLRIAIELYLKRLVVGGIEKVFEISRTFRNEGADSTHNPEFTMVEAYGTYLDYHDMADLTQRMIQRAALAALDGTVVVHDGTEVDLGGAQWPRIPLHHLVSEAVGEEITTSTTLEELRKIADRREIHWDAKWGPGKLVQELFEELVEHTLIQPTFVMDYPVETSPLARVHRDNPLLTEKWDLIGFGTELGTAFSELNDPIDQRRRLVEQSMLAAGGDPEAMQLDEDFLQALEYAMPPTGGMGAGIDRLIMAFTGKNIRETILFPLVKPTQ